tagctcaagaagtagatttgttgctcacaagacttcacagcttagagggagtattgactaTGTCCTATGCGACAGCAGAACACTGCTTAGTGAGATTAACTCTGCTGACGTATTGCTGAATACCCACCAGCACTGAAACACAGCCATGTCATAAAACAGTGCATCAAACTCAGTTGAACTGCCAGCCTTTGCTTTACTGCTCAGTTTTACAGAAGGCTTAAATCAAGGTTCTAAAACATTTCTTTGTTCTGGAAGTCCAGCTTCTCAGGCAGTTGCAGAACATTATATGAGCTGTGGGTTTGCATATGGTTCTTGATCATTGTTCCTTCTCCCTTCTGATGCTTTTGCAACGGGAATTGGGGTGAGGGCTGTTCTCACAGTCCTGTTCTGTTTCCCAGGAATAACCTCACCGTGATGAGCCACGTGGTCACCTGTACCTGCGGACTGTGCATCAGCACACAGGTAAACAAATTGCTAAAAGGCGCTGAAATTGTTACTTACTGTGTAACAGCCACCACTGCTCTCTAACAAAGTTTTTGGATGAATGAAGCATGCTGGGGGCTTTGCAAGGCATCTCTTCTGTCCCCTTCTGGTAACTTGAACAGGAAAGTGGCATGGGCAGCTGTATTATGCAGAAAAGAAAGCCTTGGCTTTGCATTTCTACCAGTCTGCTGATAGCCCCTTTGTTCTGTACCTACTGGCCATCTTTcttggatgacactaaattctgCTTTCATCAGTTTTCCACTTTTTCTACAACTATCCTTCCTCTCAGCTAAAAAAAGACAAACCCTTCAACTCCTTAGCCTTTTCTTGTATCCAATTCACTGACCAGTTTGTGCAAACATATAGCTGTGAGTTGGGATGAGGCTGGAGTGAAGAATGACCAGTGGCTGAAATTTCTCTGTCTTCTGCAGCTGTTGAAAGAAGGGTCCAATTTCATTCCTGCATCTCTTGAACCCACTGACAGCACAGCTGTTACTTTGCATGGATTCTGGAACCTCAGGAATGGTCTTTCCAGGGTTTGCAGGCAATtcaccctctaagctgtggagtattgtgagcagaaattctgctttgtgagctactagcattaaaattgtgagctaccgcattaattagtttgctctggggccattttttgtgagctaggacaaaaatgtgtgagccagaggctaaaaaactgtgagctagttcacactaactcagcttagagggaacactggttgcagggAACAGAGAATTCAGGAAAACTCTGTGTACCTTCTTAACACAGATGGTTGGATACATCTTTAATCTTGGTGAATTTAGTTAAAAGTATTAGAAGATGGGTGTGCAGTTGGTTAAACTCAGCGCTGAAGGAGTGTGGGGTGGTGGTAAATACTCAACCAAATAATGGAGTATCTGGGCTTCCATAAATAAGGGGCTGTGCATTATATTGGGAACGTGGCAGACAGTATCACAAAGAAATGTGTGAAAGGGGGAACAGATAACTGGGTAGATGGCAATTCTGCTAAATTGCATGCATTTGATTCTTTCTCAAAGGGGATGACTGAAGAGATGCTTCAGTCGCTGCTAGGAGACGGGGTAACGGAGCACAGCCAGCACTGTCAGCACAGTCCTGAATTTTCTGTAACTAGTGGGATGGATGGAGAAACTAACCTTCTCATGAGTTGCCAGGTAAACttcaattctgtgagctcccTGATGAAGAGATGCTCTGCTTCAAACTGGATCTTCCATCCATTGACTCACAGTGGGGATATTCTCTCAGTTACCTTAAATAACATGAGCCAAATTAAGTGCACTCAAAGAGCAGGATATATGCCACAATTCcatcctgcccttcttccaaggagcttaaATTGGCAGGTGTTTCTTCACTCATGGTATCCTTACAACAGCTCTGCAAGGTAGGCTAGCCTGACCATGTCAGTCTATATAAGACTGGCCCAAAAGCACTATGAGCTTcatggctggggtgggggaaccCAGATCTCTTATCTCTCCAGACATAGCATAGTACCATCATCTAACAGTATTGGCCTCTTTCCCTTTACAAGAATGAAACCTTTTGTTAGGAACCAACCACAACGACAGAATGTCATGCAAGCTTTCAAGCTCAAAGGAACTCTTCATCAGAGTGGATTTTACAAAACAGAAGGGTAGAAGGCAGATTTCTCGGTGATGTTAAGGTCTAATCATGCCGGGATCCTTTATGAGATGCTAGCAGGCCCAAGTCGGTTGGTTCTCCAAGGATATTACAGATTTTGTTGTTTCTGAAATTATTTTGGTTTAGTTACTTTTTTGTAATGTACTATATCTGtgcaggaggggaaaggaagcgtGGGGGGAGGttgctattttatttattgaagTGATGTTAAAACTACTTGGAACAATGAATCATCACTCTGTAGAGGTTGCAGTGGCATTTGGCAACATCTTATCTGTATTTTAAAATAATCCCAATAAGAATTATTTAAAAAGTAGGAGACAAAGGTAAATCAATTATTCGTGCAGATAAAAATGGGGCATGAAATCACTTTTGTCTAGTGCCTTGGAGATTTTGTATTGTGTTAGGAGGTGGGTATCAGCACTGGGCTCAGCTCACCCCCACCTCCTTGCTGCTCCTTGTCGTGAAGGTTTGCCCATTGCCTGGTGCTGGTGGAGAGAGGCAATTGTACCCAGCCTCCAGAGCATGGGCACTAAAGCTGGAAATGGAGACACACTgaactattaggaagggaattgaaaacaaatcagccagtatcataatgcccttgtataaatcgatggtgcggtctcatttagaatactgtgtacgattctggtcactgcacctcaaaaaggatattatagcttgggaaaaagtgcagaaaagggcaactagaatgattccctatgaagaaaggttaaaacgcttggggctctttagcttggagaaatgtcgactgcggggtgacatgatagaggtttacaagattatgcgtgggatggagaaagtagtccttttctccctttctcaaaatacaagaactcctgggcattcaatgaaattgctgagcagtcaggttaaaacagataaaaggaagtacttcttcacccaaagggtgattaacatgtggaattcactgccataggaggtggtggcagctacaagcatagccagctttaagagggtattggataaaaatatggagcagaggtccatcagtggctattagccacagtatgtatatgtgtgtgtgtgtgtgtgtatacacacacatatattggccgctgtgtgacacactgtgttggactggatgggccactgacctgatccaacatggcttctcttatgttcttatgaactatGCATGCAGTCTTCATAGTGCTACCCTAAACAAGGCAGAACTACAAAGACTGCATAAGAGGCAGCCAgactattttctttctctttttaaaaaaaagccaaccTGGCAATTTTATTTTCTCCTTTTTCTAGATTTGTGATTTCTTGGCAGTCATTTTGTAATCTCAGCTTTGCTGGACTGTTTTCTGGGAAAGATGCAGCTCTGAGATACTCCCTCTTCCTCCCAAGCTTCAAGTGTTTGGAAGGCAACTTGTATATCTTGTTAATAAATGTATGTGTTCTCAATGCACACATTGTATATAACTGCAGAAAGCATTCTTTACTGTTATAATTTGTGTTTTTAACTTAATTGTGTTCAGCACTGCCCTGCTAAATAAAAAATCACCTCTGAAACATTGAAGAGGTAATGCATGAATTCAGCTGCATGTTTTTAAATACCCGTAAATACTACAAAAGAGCTGAGAGAGGACTTGGCCAAAGTGGGACAACTGGGAGAATGGGACTTTCCTCCCCCCATACAATTCCTGATATCATCTCTCCCCCATATACAAACTTTTCCAAACTTGCTCCAATTGACCCAGTTGGTTCTGCTTGTGGGGAAAAGTATTTGTGGGGAGCCATTACATGTTGTATATAAACTCCAACAGAATTTGAATACAAAATCCTTCCACCTTGATATTCAGAGAACTGTTACAAATTGAATGGTGTTCAGCCAGGCTTTCAGGGTACCAAGGTTGTCTTTTTAGTAACCAACAGTCTTCAAACTATTCCCagtgttttaaaaaaagcaatgctGATAATGAAAGTGGAGAGGTATGGGCGGAAGGGTGCAgctgtataaaaataaaaatccgaTTTGTTTGCTGTATGTTAAAATACTGAGTGCTTAGGGAAGCAATGCTGTAGCTGCTTAATTAAGTGGAATAAACTGTATTGTTTTTATACCAAGCAGTTCCTTGCATTCCTGGCCAGTATAACAGATGAAACCGCATAATACCAATTCTATCAGTCAGTATTGCCCACTCAAACTGGTAGAGAGTCTTTAGGGGACTCAGGTGGTCTTTCTCATCccctattacctgatcctttttaactgaTGCTGTTGGGGATTGGATCTAGGACCTCCTACATTCTAAGCAAGTGCTGTACTATTGAGCCACAGACTCTCTCTGACTAGGACATGTTTCATTATCTTCATCTTACGCCAAAGGTATTaacttgcaaaaaacaaaactgcTATATGTTGGTGTttgtctcttccccctccctctgagTCATATAAACCAAATTGTTGTCTCAATGGACTGAGATTTGCTGTTGAAGGAATGAAACTTGTTTTGAATAATGAATATCATTACATGTTTATTGTTAGATAGATTGCTTCTGTGGATTCAAAACCACTATCAGTCAAAATATTGCTCTAGATACTCCTAGATTACTGAAGCTGGTTTACGGCCTTGTTCCTGCAAAAGCTCTTAACTCCCAGTTAGAGCACAGTCCTTTAATCTAAAGCTTTGTGAATAGAGAAAAACCATGAATTTTGCTAAGAATCAAAAAGCATAACAGCCCATGGGCATCTTGCTCAGTGGTAAAATACATGCTTAGTATGCacaaggtcctgggttcaaatcccatctCGCCAtattaaaatgtatttgaaaagAAAAGACCCTTAGCTTCTGCCAGTCATCGTTAACAGTAGGTTTGTTAAGTCAGGGAATAGGGCAGCTTTGTGTCAGCTATGTGTTTCTGATGCAACTGTACTGGGCTGTATTAGAAAGGCTTTTCCTGACTGTCTACAGCAGAGGCAACTGGACCACCTATATATTTATACTACTATTGTTCATACAGAAAAAGGAAATTGGTCCCATTGTCAGTTAAAAGATCCTGCCAGGTATTTTAGTTTTTCTTGTATTACATATTTTGTATCTCATTTTACTGTGAGCTGCCTCAAGAACCAGATTAGGGAAGAGCATAGGGCAGAAACATAAAAACCAAACATTTCCCAACAGATTCAGCTGCTCCTGATTTTCAAAGTCCCATAAACTAAACAAGAAAGGTAAATGCAAGAGGATGATAGTTTAGTAGCTTTTGGAAACCATTGGTAATTGGCCTGCAAGCCTGGGAGAAactgtgtgcgcgcacacacacaaacatatatatgtaGATTCTTAAATTTAGCTCAAATCTAGATTTGACAGATGAAAATCATATAGGTTTGCTTTCTCCTGAAACTGAAAAAGCCATATGACAGGATTTATTTATTGATAATCATCACAGGGAACTGAATTAGAATAGCTGTCTAGAGATTACTCTTTCAGAATTTGCTTTTAGCACACAATTCAAATTTATTATATGGGGATAAAAGGCATATTAGCTTAATGGCAGACTTTCTGTTCAAGTGCTTCCTTAGCACAATCACTTCTTGTACAACTTCTTGCTTTTATCTTCAACCTCCTGCATCACAGTTTGCAATTTGGTGGCATTCCCCTTCAAGAAAGCAAAGCTTTCTTTGAGGTTACTGGTCCCATGTTCTCGGCAGATGTTGTCGAGGCTATCAAACCACTGAAGGATCTTTTCGAGCTGCTCCTGGGTTGCTTTTTGCTCTTCCAGCTCTGCTTTCAGAGCCTGCTGGGCAGATATTTCAGCCTTAACACGGTGCTCCAGGTGACAGATTTCCTCCTGGAGCTCCTGAAACTCGCTTTCAGTGTAGCGATATTGCTCCTGGCATTTGTCTTCAGGGAGCAAAACATTTTCTGGGATAGTTAGCACCACCTGTAGCAGCACTGGTTCCATTTTGCCAAATAGCTGGTCAGAGTGTTTCCTCATATAGGCAAGGAATTTCTCACTGCTTCGACGGATTGAAGAAGGTGTGAGCTTAGTGTAGCGCATGCTCTCCAGTTTCTTCAGGATCACCTCTTCTATTATCAGCATTATGTGACAGAGATGGTCTTGGAATGCAAGGTACATACGCATCATGCATGTCTGAGGGGTGAAGCCAAAGAACTGGGTTTCGTAGATCATGACATTTCCCGACATCTTGATGAGCAAAAACTGTCCACACTATGTAGAAATCTGGAAACTGGAACAAAAAAAATAGTCTGAGGCAGTGTAGTTTTAACTAGGCCTAGGGAATCCTTGCCTCCAGCATTCCttttggttgccagcctccaggcaggacctggatatctccaggaattacacCAGCTCTTCAGACTACAGATGTCAGTTCCTAGGGTTCCCAGTTCCAACAAAGGAAAGAcctgggactttggggtggagcctggagacttaccaattccctaaaataaataaaaatacagcagtgcagttcctctgaatacagtcttcattccctcatctctcttttttttttttttgccttcgaAGAGTTCCCTTGCAGCtgcacttctagggttgccaggtaaggCTGACAAGCAAGTGGGGGACTAACCAGGAGTCTCCGGGGGAGGGAGGAACCAGAAGAGAGAACCAAGCGCGTTGCATTTGAGACCACATTCCTCTAAAATGCTATACCtcaacaggaaataatggaggatggggggagggacttcttttggggctcatagaacccCTGGCCCTATCTTTTTTAAATTTAGAGgtggggttttgaggagaggtagcGGCAGTTATGAAAATAGTTGCTATATGGACTCTGccgtattataccctgctgaggttcctccactCACAAacccccaggaatttcctaacccaaagctggcaactctacctcccaCCTCATACgtttattcacttcatttgtgGCCCCCTTCTCGTTAAGGCTGAACAAGGACTATAGAGTGATAACaaacaatgcaattttaaaaatacatagttTTACCTCAGACTTGGCCTATCTTTCCGAATAGAAGACCTGGAACTTAACTGCCGTCCAACTAAGTTCTCCTTTTTCCCGCCATATTCAAACGGTTCATCACGCCCTCCGAAGAGCTAGCCCCTCCCCTTTTCGGAATCACAAAGAGCTCTCGGACAAAAATAGAGAGACGTCCGGCTTTCAAACTTCCGGTTAGGGGAATGCCTCCATCAGCCGCCAAGCGGCTACTTCGAGGTCGCTCTAGCAATCACATCACTATGATGACAGGCTCGGGAAGGCCGTCGGCGCTGTATGAGTCTAGCCTCTTTCCCCATCTCTGGGTTTCTAAAGCGGCACCCGATTGGACGCGGAAAGGAAGCGAAAGTGAGGAGAAAGAAAGTGGGCGGCGCTGATTGGCTGCGCTGAGGCATGAAGCGGGAGGGGAGCGCTGCTGATTGGCTGCTCCTCCGGCCACTAGGTGTGTTGTTATTGGTCTACGTCGCGGTGGCGTAATCAGGTGGGAGAGGAGCCTCGGCGACGGCGCCAGGATGGCGTACCGGACCTTCCGCCAGGAGTACCTTCATATGCCTGTTGTCACCCGGGCCTACACTACCGCCTGTGTCCTCACAACCGCCGCCGTGGTGAGTGAGGAGAGGGAGGGGTCTGGCTTCTGGACCCTGGTTAGGGTTTGCATGTGCCCCCCATTGGCCTTTCACCAGGGCAGCCCTTGGGTCGGGCTAGTTTGCATAGTACAGTCcaaggggtggctaaactgcggctcaggagccacactcTTTCAGataaattgtgtggctctcaaagctcctccCATTGgctagcttagagaaggcatttgtctctttaaagcactttgccaagccaggtggaagcttggaaaatgcatttaaagttgctttctttccaccttcatattccttccttccttgaaacatctgatgttaatggcatgtggctctcaaacatctgacgtttattctatgtggctcttacattaagcaattgTACTACAATCCTTTATGCTGGGCCAGGCTTTGGGAAGGAGACTAATGAGTATATGCTTACCTCATGCATACCTCATGCTCCCTGCCCCACCCTGGGGATCCCACTGCCAGGGTTTGGGTGGAGAGACTGATTTGCATATATTAGTTTATATTTGCATAATACCTCACCTGTCAGGTGGTGGGCAGGAATTTTATAACTCCACACAtaaccttgatttttttttgttctttccaGCCCTCCAggtcttgttgtgaatgtgtatGTCTGTCCCTAGTGTGGCTCTGCTTAAATATTGTACAGCTGTCATGGCTAACgactctttatttatttttaatctctttaagtcacttgtcTGCTAAGGCAAGTGAAGTGACCTACAGTAATCATTCCAGTCCAGAGTGTGTGCGTTTGTACAAATCCCTATATTAGGCCACAGTTATCCTTCCCTTTTGCCACTCCTttacatcaggggtccccaagccccagtccatggcctgttagcaaccgggctgtgagttgtataattatttcattatatattacaatgtagtaataataataagaagacatgGAAtgtatatcctgtcctccactctgaatctcagagtgattcacaatctcctttaccttcctcccacaacagaaaccctgtgaggtgggggtggggactgagagagctctgacagaagctgccctttcaaggacaacctctgccagagctatggctgactcaaggccattccagcagctgcaagtggaggagtggggaataaaacctggttctcccacataagaatctgtgcacttcaccaccacaccaaactaatagaaataaagtgcacaattgtatcatccagaaaccaaccccccagtccgtggaaaaattgtcttccacaaaactggtccccggggccaaaaaggttggggaccactgctttacatGACTAGTTTTAGTTCGCCTCGGTGTGTATATAAATGAACTTGCACTGGATAAACAACATACAATGTTGTTATAACTCAAAAGTTATCTCACATTCTTTGTATGCATTATCTCCAGAATCTTTGCAACAGCCCTTTAGTTAGATTGGTGTTATATTATAATAGTGAAGAACTGAGAGGGATAATAGACAGTGGTTTGCTAAAAGCCCCCCTGGTAAATTCATGGTAGAGAAGCTTTGAACAATTAACTTCCTGCATCACAATTTGACTTCTTAGTCACAATTCTGTGTTGCCTCTCTGTTGCTAATGTAGCATAAGGTTGTAGATTTGTAGTCATATCCTCTTTGTTCTAATTGAAACTGAGTCCCATTCAATTGCAGCCTTAACAAGACTGTAAGATTACTCAGAGGTAAAGTCCCAGAAGCTAAGTACATGCTTGCTGCCTTACAGCACAGTCCTAAATGGAGTGTACACTTGTGTGCAAATAGAAGttagtggacttagaaggatgtaactcaatttaggattgcactgttgatcTAACTCAGTATTGTCCACTGACACTGGATCTTCATGGTCTTCTTTTAGTTTGTAGAGAGCTCCTTGGTTCAGAGAATAGGTTCTAGCAGTGTGCTCAAAAGATCAGCATCACTACACTGTCAGACTTTGACTTTTGTATGCTTATCTCTTTCAGCAATTAGAATTAATCACACCATTTCAGCTATACTTCAATCCGGAATTAATATTTAAACACTATCAAGTAAGTGCCTGTCTATCTTTTTAGTAAGTCATTGCTCCTTAAAGAGTGTTTAAACTTAACCTGCTCAACATAAGGTCACTGCTATTTTCAACAGGTGGAGACAAGAAATAGCTCTCTGTTAGGGGATGCTTTGGTATTGCTACCAATTGCAATGGTTTGGTTGCAGGTGGGAGGCAGACATGAGCTCAGCAGAAGTGCTGTATATGTCACGTGTGATTTATTATCTGACATTAGTGATCAATAgggttggttgtcatcagtatgcataTTCCAGTCTCTGTGGGGGTCTCTTCCTCGCTTCCCAAAATACACCATTATGAAAAAGTAACATCAGAAGTGTGGCAATCAAATATTTTCGGTGCTGAAAAAGTTGGAGAACTGGAGAAATAATTGCTTCAGCATGAAAACCTAGTGTTTTGGGAAAACTTCACTGCCTTTTATACTGTGTAGTTGACCATATGGTATGTTGTAGGACTAAGGTATCTTGCAAGCAGTGATGACAGTGACCACATATAGTTGGGTCTGGAGACCTAGCATGAAGTTGGGTGGTACAGGTGTATTGCGCTATGTTGTACACCTTAAAAGTAGAGCTACCACCAAGTTAAAGAAATGTTAATTTCTTTAAATCTGTTTAAATTAGCATGGGCCCAAAAACAGTAACAGTAaagacagtgcaatcctagacaGACTTACACCACTCAAAGCCTATTGATTTTagcagacttagaagggtgtagctctgtttagggttgcctggTAGATGGATTTCTTTTTAGAGAGGATGCTCTATAGGATGGGATGCTTCTTGTAAGTTTGCTCTCTGCAGTTCTTAAGCAAGCACTTGTATTAATAGATATCGAAAAACTTAAAATCTGCAGCCTGACCAATCAAGCCAATCCAAGTGTTTTTGGGTCAACTAAATCACTGGAAAATAGCAGGCATTGTTCTTACAGGCTGTCAAAAGTAGTGGATATTTCCTTGGCTGTTTATACCCTATGTTTCATCCCAGTGGGAACCCCAAACATAAtatccttcctccattttatcctcccaacttccctgtgaagtagtttaggccaagagaaagtgactggcccaaggtcaaccagtgaACTTCAGTGGCAGCATGGAAAtgtga
The Heteronotia binoei isolate CCM8104 ecotype False Entrance Well chromosome 18, APGP_CSIRO_Hbin_v1, whole genome shotgun sequence genome window above contains:
- the MIS12 gene encoding protein MIS12 homolog, which gives rise to MSGNVMIYETQFFGFTPQTCMMRMYLAFQDHLCHIMLIIEEVILKKLESMRYTKLTPSSIRRSSEKFLAYMRKHSDQLFGKMEPVLLQVVLTIPENVLLPEDKCQEQYRYTESEFQELQEEICHLEHRVKAEISAQQALKAELEEQKATQEQLEKILQWFDSLDNICREHGTSNLKESFAFLKGNATKLQTVMQEVEDKSKKLYKK